The proteins below come from a single Triticum aestivum cultivar Chinese Spring chromosome 5D, IWGSC CS RefSeq v2.1, whole genome shotgun sequence genomic window:
- the LOC123122470 gene encoding auxin-responsive protein SAUR36-like has protein sequence MASAKRLAQLANKWRVEALGRKRLTMSAKEDRDCCSSIPAKGHCVMYTADGRRFKVPLEYLSTMVFGELLRMSQEEFGFASDGKITLPCDAGVMEYVMSLLRRNTSAGVESTLLSSMVTSCHYTGHMMPTVGASQQICCL, from the coding sequence ATGGCCAGTGCCAAAAGACTTGCGCAATTGGCAAATAAGTGGAGGGTTGAAGCACTTGGGAGGAAGAGGCTCACAATGTCAGCCAAAGAAGACCGAGACTGCTGCAGTTCTATACCGGCCAAGGGCCACTGTGTCATGTACACAGCCGATGGGAGGCGTTTCAAGGTCCCGTTGGAGTACCTCAGCACGATGGTCTTCGGCGAGCTCCTGAGGATGTCTCAGGAGGAATTTGGCTTTGCAAGCGATGGGAAGATCACACTGCCTTGTGATGCCGGAGTGATGGAGTATGTCATGTCCCTGCTTAGGAGAAACACCTCTGCCGGCGTCGAGAGTACATTGCTGAGCTCTATGGTGACATCTTGCCACTACACCGGCCATATGATGCCTACTGTTGGAGCTAGTCAACAAATTTGTTGTTTGTAG
- the LOC123122468 gene encoding auxin-responsive protein SAUR36-like, with translation MMSAKNLAQLAKKWQRVVAMGRKRLTSSTSGGETGGPCGTSCSPVAGKGHFVVYTTDGARFEVPLVFLGTTVFDELLRMSPEEFGFTGVDGDRITLPCDASMMEYALCLLRRSASSDMEAAFLNTMAMPCHYHAEPHLGVSQHNGVCSS, from the coding sequence ATGATGAGTGCCAAGAACCTCGCTCAGCTGGCCAAGAAGTGGCAGAGGGTGGTGGCTATGGGGAGGAAGAGGCTCACCTCATCAACATCAGGGGGGGAAACCGGAGGGCCATGTGGCACGTCGTGCTCACCTGTGGCTGGCAAGGGCCACTTCGTCGTGTACACTACCGACGGTGCGAGGTTCGAGGTACCGCTTGTGTTCCTCGGCACGACCGTCTTCGACGAGCTCTTGAGGATGTCCCCAGAGGAGTTCGGCTTCACAGGCGTTGACGGTGACAGAATCACGCTGCCCTGTGACGCATCAATGATGGAGTATGCCCTGTGTTTGCTCAGGAGAAGTGCGTCCTCAGATATGGAGGCCGCGTTCCTCAACACCATGGCAATGCCATGCCACTATCATGCAGAGCCACATCTCGGAGTTAGCCAGCATAATGGTGTTTGCAGCTCCTGA
- the LOC123122467 gene encoding auxin-responsive protein SAUR36 gives MIHPKKLAQLAKKCQRMLAAGASARCQHASDTADDECCSTASSVAADEGHCMMYTTNGARFEVPLAYLGTTVFAELLRMSEEEFGFASGGDGGRIMLPCDAMVMVYVLCLVRREASEEVEKAFLSSIAGHCHNYNASCMAPSMGITHQFALCT, from the coding sequence ATGATCCATCCAAAGAAGCTTGCTCAGCTGGCCAAGAAGTGCCAACGGATGTTGGCAGCCGGAGCCAGTGCCCGCTGTCAGCATGCCTCAGACACGGCCGATGATGAATGCTGCAGTACAGCATCATCTGTGGCTGCTGATGAGGGCCACTGCATGATGTACACCACCAATGGAGCACGGTTCGAGGTCCCTCTGGCGTACCTCGGGACGACGGTGTTCGCTGAGCTCCTGAGGATGTCTGAGGAGGAGTTTGGCTTCGCGAGTGGCGGCGACGGAGGCAGGATCATGCTGCCCTGCGACGCCATGGTAATGGTGTACGTCTTGTGCCTGGTCAGGAGAGAGGCCTCCGAGGAGGTCGAGAAGGCATTCTTGAGCTCCATTGCTGGGCACTGTCACAACTACAATGCTAGTTGCATGGCCCCATCAATGGGAATCACCCATCAGTTTGCTCTTTGTACTTag